From Arachis hypogaea cultivar Tifrunner chromosome 3, arahy.Tifrunner.gnm2.J5K5, whole genome shotgun sequence:
TATTTCAACTAACTggcgtttctccttcatcagctGAATTTCTTTTATTCTGTCTAGTTTGGAGGAAAGAATTGGCAACACAATCAATGGTTGAAAATTTGAATGAAAAGAAATCTGCCATGAGAAGTCCTTCTGCACTAACAACTCAGCCAGACACTCTGCTAACTTGTGTTGTTTCTTCTTTTCCCAAATATGTCCAATCCCATTGAATTCTGCACATGATCAACCATAAAATTGATCAAAAAGAAAACAATCCTACAACAAAATCTAGTTAGTTCAATTAGTAATTCAACTATTTTCTAAGGATAACATAGAGCTACTAACATTAAATCAGATGCctgaagattaaaaaaattaatgtgtcACTAAGAAATTTATAATTTGCCAAGAATGCTTTGTTAATATTTTAACTTGTATGGTATATACCTTTAGCAAGAATTTTCCAAATAGCATAATTGATCCTTGAAAAAGCTGCAAATTGGTGAACTTTAATCACATGAAAAAAGGGGGGAATCAATCTCATTAGGAAATCCATGAGCTTAGTATATGTaaatgaaaaaacaaataaacGCCTCGAGGGTtggaggtttagggtttaggatttagaggGTACCAGATTGCTTTGCCTTGTCCAGTGGACCACTTTCTAAATCTGTTCTCAGTCTGAACAAAACACTCCCTTCCTCCTCCTCCCCCTTCTcgtcataatcatcatcaatttCATATCCTTCATCTGGAAGCACTGTGTCAACCAAATTACAATCAATGTAAACAATCATGGCAATGTTGGAGAATTGAATATAGATATGGGGAAATAAGAATGTACAATAATATACAAGGTTCTTCACTGCTCCCATTGAGGGGGTTTGGCTCCGAAAAACAAGAGGCATGTTGGCAAGAAGTTGAAGACATGTCAACCCATCCATATCCTTGTGTTGAGCCAAATTTCCATCCAATTTCAATAACCAAATAGCAACATCTGCACCATAAAGTCACAAAGTACTCTACTATATATCACACTTATTAACATAATTAAGGATATTATTAACAATGACAATAAAGAAATTAGGGAGATACCTACCAAAGAATTGACCAAGAATGCAAGCATGAAGAATGGAACATCTATCAAATCTTACAAAATGACTTCTTATGTCACCAACCACATGATTTGCCATATATTTAAGCATCTTGAGCTTTCCAAGCTTAGCAGCCCTGAACAAAGGGGATTCACCAGAGTCATTTCTTACTTCTACAAGGGGATCATATGATTCTACTTCTTCCTGCAGCTCCTTCTCCAACTTGAACACAACACCAGCCATGTCAACCGTTGTGCAAAAGACTATCTCATGCAGAAGAGTGTTATTCACACAATTCCCCATCCTCATCACGCGCCACCTTTCTTGTCGAGGAAGCAACTCCAGAAGTTCCTGCAAGAGATTTGGATTATCAGAGTGAGTTGCAATGTGGATGGCAGTGTTTCCAAACAAGTCAAGGGGATCAAGTAACCGCATCCTGTCAACTTTAAAGATTTTCTTGAATTCCCTCCAGTTTTCACTCCTTGCAGCCCTTTGAGCACTTATCATTTTCTCATCAAACATAGAGATTTGTTCTTTTATTGATTCTCTCTCACTCTCAGCCATTTCCCCTTtgattctctctttttttctcacAGCAATGTATGCactctaatttataaaattttctcCTTCTTACTAGTATAAATAATCTATGTGTTTTCTTTGTCCAAGTGTACTTCATTGaatatgatttaaattttgtGTGTATCTTTTTCTGATATTAAATTTAATGAACCAACAAGGAGAAAGGGACTCATATAAACAATAAGAGTGCAATACTGAAATTCACTTGGAAACTTCCTAAGGAAAAATTGTTTAGTTAAACTTCCAATATTTTTAGACGTATATATGCAACAACTGTATAACAAGTCCAAGTCCAAGTCAAAGTCTTCCAGatgtattaatttaaataaaaatttatatacatttgtGTTTAGGTAAAGTTAATAATCAaaatcgttagataatttgataaatttgactaaattatcatttaataattGTCAACTTCTTTACACAAAgtcaattatataaatttttatcatttatttaaagatttatttatcttatatcctaaagtcatattttaaatttataaattaaaaaaaatattaaaaatataagaaatttaaattttttattcatttattttacaTTCATTCAGTTAAAACATTTATAATTTTCACTAATAATAAATTTGTTAACTAAACCCTTAATTTAATATCTTCATGAGATACTTTTCTACTAATGATGCTCCGAGAGTCCCGTTATATTTAGGCGAGGACTTGAATAAAGTTACCCTGTGTGACTTCTGCTGAAGTTGCTCCCATGCACTGTTCTTAGCGTTGCACGCGTCAAACGTTTTAAGAATCATCTGAAATTTCAACTCGTTATGAGTTGTTAATTTTCAATTCATTTGaaattttaatcccatttgtggAGTGGATAACTTGATATTATATCAACGGACGACTTATTATTTTCACTAAAtttatatttactattattaGCATAATTGGACTATTTTCTAATTTACtcattataattttatcaatttaaaaatcatctacataatattaaaaactaatatataaaaaatcatCATAACCACAAAAATAACattctttttgatctttaa
This genomic window contains:
- the LOC112789007 gene encoding uncharacterized protein isoform X1 → MAESERESIKEQISMFDEKMISAQRAARSENWREFKKIFKVDRMRLLDPLDLFGNTAIHIATHSDNPNLLQELLELLPRQERWRVMRMGNCVNNTLLHEIVFCTTVDMAGVVFKLEKELQEEVESYDPLVEVRNDSGESPLFRAAKLGKLKMLKYMANHVVGDIRSHFVRFDRCSILHACILGQFFDVAIWLLKLDGNLAQHKDMDGLTCLQLLANMPLVFRSQTPSMGAVKNLVYYLLPDEGYEIDDDYDEKGEEEEGSVLFRLRTDLESGPLDKAKQSVHQFAAFSRINYAIWKILAKEFNGIGHIWEKKKQHKLAECLAELLVQKDFSWQISFHSNFQPLIVLPILSSKLDRIKEIQLMKEKRQLVEIAHSRISKPLLKESISKASHFKNYTPLLMAAGSGIVEIVEKIIDMNPEAISHVSQDEHNVLHMAVKHRQLKIFNLIKRNSAFKSLIHRITGEGRTLLHQVARMEFYKEQRLPGVAFQLQDELRWYERVRRIIPPHYLMHCDKDGLTANDVLEMEHQDMHKEAKCWIKETAQSCSTVAVLVATVVFAAAYTIPGGSENGTPVFFGSRVFLFFTVTDVVALVSSLASVVTFLSILTSPFELWDFYKSLPRKLNLGFALLFFSLVCTMLAFSATVLLTIQLENTKWTSVLFYCAGFLPVAIFAWMQFPLYKTLQKLVRRLCNRVKQV
- the LOC112789007 gene encoding uncharacterized protein isoform X3, whose protein sequence is MAESERESIKEQISMFDEKMISAQRAARSENWREFKKIFKVDRMRLLDPLDLFGNTAIHIATHSDNPNLLQELLELLPRQERWRVMRMGNCVNNTLLHEIVFCTTVDMAGVVFKLEKELQEEVESYDPLVEVRNDSGESPLFRAAKLGKLKMLKYMANHVVGDIRSHFVRFDRCSILHACILGQFFDVAIWLLKLDGNLAQHKDMDGLTCLQLLANMPLVFRSQTPSMGAVKNLVYYLLPDEGYEIDDDYDEKGEEEEGSVLFRLRTDLESGPLDKAKQSVHQFAAFSRINYAIWKILAKEFNGIGHIWEKKKQHKLAECLAELLVQKDFSWQISFHSNFQPLIVLPILSSKLDRIKEIQLMKEKRQLVEIAHSRISKPLLKESISKASHFKNYTPLLMAAGSGIVEIVEKIIDMNPEAISHVSQDEHNVLHMAVKHRQLKIFNLIKRNSAFKSLIHRITGEGRTLLHQVARMEFYKEQRLPGVAFQLQDELRWYEDMHKEAKCWIKETAQSCSTVAVLVATVVFAAAYTIPGGSENGTPVFFGSRVFLFFTVTDVVALVSSLASVVTFLSILTSPFELWDFYKSLPRKLNLGFALLFFSLVCTMLAFSATVLLTIQLENTKWTSVLFYCAGFLPVAIFAWMQFPLYKTLQKLVRRLCNRVKQV
- the LOC112789007 gene encoding uncharacterized protein isoform X2 encodes the protein MAESERESIKEQISMFDEKMISAQRAARSENWREFKKIFKVDRMRLLDPLDLFGNTAIHIATHSDNPNLLQELLELLPRQERWRVMRMGNCVNNTLLHEIVFCTTVDMAGVVFKLEKELQEEVESYDPLVEVRNDSGESPLFRAAKLGKLKMLKYMANHVVGDIRSHFVRFDRCSILHACILGQFFDVAIWLLKLDGNLAQHKDMDGLTCLQLLANMPLVFRSQTPSMGAVKNLVYYLLPDEGYEIDDDYDEKGEEEEGSVLFRLRTDLESGPLDKAKQSAFSRINYAIWKILAKEFNGIGHIWEKKKQHKLAECLAELLVQKDFSWQISFHSNFQPLIVLPILSSKLDRIKEIQLMKEKRQLVEIAHSRISKPLLKESISKASHFKNYTPLLMAAGSGIVEIVEKIIDMNPEAISHVSQDEHNVLHMAVKHRQLKIFNLIKRNSAFKSLIHRITGEGRTLLHQVARMEFYKEQRLPGVAFQLQDELRWYERVRRIIPPHYLMHCDKDGLTANDVLEMEHQDMHKEAKCWIKETAQSCSTVAVLVATVVFAAAYTIPGGSENGTPVFFGSRVFLFFTVTDVVALVSSLASVVTFLSILTSPFELWDFYKSLPRKLNLGFALLFFSLVCTMLAFSATVLLTIQLENTKWTSVLFYCAGFLPVAIFAWMQFPLYKTLQKLVRRLCNRVKQV